The Exiguobacterium mexicanum genome includes a window with the following:
- a CDS encoding aldo/keto reductase has protein sequence MQLATLRNGVKIPMIGFGVWQVDNETEAPQAVAEALKVGYRHIDTAAVYKNEEGVAKGIQTSGVAREDIFLTSKIWNEDIRQRRTKEAFDESLARLETDYLDLCLLHWPVDGFVEAWKDLIDLYEAGKIKAIGVSNFKEHHLETLKEAGLMTPLINQIELHPQLPQPDLVEYCQDEGIQVEAWSPLMQGKFLDIPTFAEIAEKHGKTPAQVVLRWHLDTGNVALPKSVTPHRIQENFEVFDFALDADDLAKIDAVATHDRLGPDPDEIDF, from the coding sequence ATGCAACTCGCAACGTTACGCAACGGTGTCAAAATTCCAATGATCGGCTTTGGGGTATGGCAAGTCGACAACGAGACGGAGGCGCCACAGGCCGTCGCCGAGGCACTGAAAGTCGGATATCGCCATATCGATACGGCAGCCGTTTATAAGAATGAAGAAGGCGTCGCCAAAGGGATTCAAACATCTGGCGTCGCTCGTGAAGATATCTTTTTGACGTCGAAGATTTGGAACGAAGACATTCGCCAGCGCCGGACGAAAGAAGCGTTCGACGAATCACTCGCTCGACTCGAGACTGACTATTTAGATCTTTGTCTGCTCCACTGGCCAGTCGACGGGTTCGTCGAGGCGTGGAAAGATTTGATTGACCTCTATGAGGCCGGTAAAATCAAGGCGATCGGGGTGTCGAACTTCAAAGAACACCATCTCGAAACGTTGAAAGAAGCGGGTCTCATGACGCCCCTCATCAATCAAATCGAGTTGCACCCGCAACTGCCGCAACCGGACCTCGTCGAGTATTGCCAAGACGAGGGCATTCAAGTTGAGGCTTGGAGCCCGCTCATGCAAGGGAAGTTCCTCGACATCCCGACTTTCGCTGAAATCGCGGAGAAACACGGTAAGACGCCGGCGCAAGTCGTGCTTCGCTGGCATTTGGACACGGGGAATGTCGCGCTTCCGAAATCCGTCACACCGCACCGCATTCAAGAGAACTTCGAAGTGTTCGACTTTGCGCTCGATGCGGACGACTTGGCGAAAATCGATGCCGTGGCGACACATGACCGTCTCGGTCCCGACCCGGACGAGATCGACTTCTAA